The sequence below is a genomic window from Deltaproteobacteria bacterium.
TCGGCGGATAGCTAAAAAACGCGGTGGTCATCAGACCTCCCGCCTTTTCTTCCGGAAGAGCGAGCAGTTCTTTCACGTCTTCGGCGATGTCTTGCTCCATTTCGCTGAGGATCCCTTCAGCCTGATGACGGGGAAGATCCGCCAGCAAGTCCGCCGCTTCGTTTAGGGACATTTCTTCGATGATGTCGGAAGCCTGCTCGGGCTTGAGCCCTTTGATAATGCTGACCTGAATCTTCGGGTCCGTCTCTTCGAGGGTTTCCGCCGCGGTTTCCACGTCGAGAGACTGGAAGACCGCCGTCCGCTGGTGAATATCCAGGTCTTCAATAATATCCGCAAGATCTGCCGGGTGCAATTGCGACAACCGGTCCTGCGCCACTTTCAGTTTCAGCAGATCCGGCGAAGACAAGGGCTGTATAAATTTCCAGGCGATAAACTGATCGGTCAGATTGTAGTCCATGGAGGCCTGCAGGAAGGCGTCCAGGAGCTTCAACAGACCCGCCCTGCGCATAAGCCCCCGAAACCCCACATCGACATGGACCAGATGGAGCAAATTATGCGCCTTCAGAAACTGCAAATCGTTTACACGTCGTAACTTCGCACCGTTGGTATCGACGACCTGCTTATCAAGCAGGGCATCCTTCAAAAAAATCTCTCCTTCCCGCCTCTCGGGCTTACGGCAATCCTCCAGTGAAAAGTCATCAAATCGGAACGCTTTGTCGATTTCGAGAACTTTACTCCAGGGAACACAAACAGAGTCTGTCTTACCGGCAGGCAAGAACAGGACCTCCGTTACAATCGGGTACGGCTCAACCAGGCCAACCACGAGGTCCATGACCCGTCCTATTCTGACGCCCTGACGGTTTACGACTTGTTTCCCCAAGATCTCGCTCAAAAACAAAAAACCCTGAGGATCGGGATATTGAAGCGCCACGCCCCTGCACCTCCAAGCGCGGTGTCTATAACATTATTCATCCGATATACAAAGTTATTTTTCTGAGGAGAAAAAAACAAATAGAATCTAAATTCAAATACTTGAAAGGCTCATGCGTTTGGCCTGTTCTCAAAAAACGCAAGCCCTCCCTGTCTCCAGAAAGCAGGTCTCACTGGAAAGGGGCCAGGATCTGCCGCCGCACTGTGACAGCCCCCGATTCCGACTATTCCGATTGTTTTTTCCGGATAAAAATAAAACCTTGATCACAGGCGTTGGGTGTTTCCGGGAAATATTTCCGTCGGAGTTCACGCTCTTTTTTCTTCTGGCGATATGCGAAATCCGGCTTACGCAGAATCTTCAAGGAATGCATTGCCTCACGACAAAAGTCTCTGAAGCTGAATTTCAGCGCACCCGATTTCGTTCAGGACTCCCTGATCGCGAACACGAAAGTCTGAACGTTTGACCCGGTCATTGCAGACGCGGAGGCAAGCAGAAATTTTGTGAATACCGGTTGGCTTCAGATACCTTTCAATGGCTGAACGGATGGAAAATCCCGTTGCAAAAGGTTTTGGCAGGAGAAAGTGGACCAACGGTTTGAACTGTCTGTAATGTGGAAATGGCCTTATGGCGGCAAAGAGCAGCTGGTGCCAGGTACAAAGGGGTACCCGTTCGCCCTCGTGCAGACGAATCAGCCAGACACCCCCGTTTTCCAGCCTGATTCTGAAGGTCAGACTGTATTCACAACCCGGAAAAGCAAAAAATGGAACACACCGATTGTGACGATTCTTTCAAACAGGACAGGCATCGTCATGGTTCATTCCTCCTTGTCCTCGCCTTCATGTTCTTCATCGGCATTTTTATCGCCGGCTTCCTTCGCCTCCTGACGCTTTAGGCGTTTCGCCTCCTTCTTCTTCAATCTGGCAAGTTCCTTCTGCCGTTTTTCAAAGGAATATTTTGTTTTCATTGCGATACACGGCTCTCAATTAATCTGAATCGATGAAAAAAAGGCATTTCCGCATCATAAATGCCGGAAATGCCTTCTCTTGTCTTCCCAAAACTAAATCGCTTTTACATTATCCGCTGCGGGGCCCTTTTTTCCCTGCACGACGTCAAAACTGACACGCTGCCCCTCAGACAGTGTCTTAAAACCATCGGACTGGATCGCACTGAAATGAACGAACAAATCTTCGCCATTATCTTTTTCAATAAAGCCGAAACCCTTCTGCTCATTGAACCATTTTACTTTTCCTTCTGCCATCTTATCGGATCCTCCTTTCATAAATTTTCAGTCGGATCAAGAAGATGAAACAAAAAAGGCCTCCAAGACTCTTAAAAAGCTTGGCGGCCTGCCCTTGCACTTCAAAATGTCTA
It includes:
- a CDS encoding CBS domain-containing protein, which encodes MALQYPDPQGFLFLSEILGKQVVNRQGVRIGRVMDLVVGLVEPYPIVTEVLFLPAGKTDSVCVPWSKVLEIDKAFRFDDFSLEDCRKPERREGEIFLKDALLDKQVVDTNGAKLRRVNDLQFLKAHNLLHLVHVDVGFRGLMRRAGLLKLLDAFLQASMDYNLTDQFIAWKFIQPLSSPDLLKLKVAQDRLSQLHPADLADIIEDLDIHQRTAVFQSLDVETAAETLEETDPKIQVSIIKGLKPEQASDIIEEMSLNEAADLLADLPRHQAEGILSEMEQDIAEDVKELLALPEEKAGGLMTTAFFSYPPTLTAGEAIEAIRREAEDMDFAYYIYVVDENEHLLGIMSLRDLLMSPHDGKLNDLMETRIISVTIEENKKEIVNLFAKYGIMAIPVVDDDDRMMGVIIFRNILEIIAPHLGK
- a CDS encoding cold-shock protein, whose amino-acid sequence is MAEGKVKWFNEQKGFGFIEKDNGEDLFVHFSAIQSDGFKTLSEGQRVSFDVVQGKKGPAADNVKAI